From a region of the Panthera uncia isolate 11264 chromosome B1, Puncia_PCG_1.0, whole genome shotgun sequence genome:
- the LOC125922361 gene encoding LOW QUALITY PROTEIN: transmembrane protease serine 11B-like (The sequence of the model RefSeq protein was modified relative to this genomic sequence to represent the inferred CDS: substituted 2 bases at 2 genomic stop codons) — protein sequence MSEVYAELFAIFAFGIETHSLSSMAFLSTCSLLCTMYLLSSVAQVMQIVVLILGSISKKNVDDVCYKEITSKCNATFATINQPGWNGNLQAPYMQNCNIRHRIFSQRRSWPVWMVILIFLGVTAVLGVTIGFLVHFLAVRNIFYYQGDFHISGVTHNDSCENGASQANTDLDKNIETKMSDVFQNSSIYKEYINSQVIKLLXNISVVSCPDPKGSRVQLQLTFKFPPAKRHSMKTEIEAILHQILKNNMASWNAVHTSFRLIELSKANVEMLTNNRCGRPANSIMAGNQIVNGKNALVGAWPXQASMKWKGQHFWGASLISSRWLSSAAHCFAEKNNSGDWTVNFGTIVNKPYMTQKVQNIIFHENYSSVVVFNDIALVQLAEEVSFTKYVRRICLPEAKMKLPENASVVVTGWEHFMNGPLPVILQEAFGKVIDNKVCNHPHSLSGLVTNKMLCAVFKSRKADACQNDSGGLLAYPDSRKVWHLVGIISWGDGCAKRNKPGVYTPVTAYHDWITSKTGL from the exons aCACATTCCTTATCCTCCATGGCTTTCCTCTCCACCTGTTCACTTCTCTGCACCATGTATcttctgagttctgtggctcaagttatgcagattgttgtgttaatcctcggATCAATTTCCAAG AAAAACGTAGATgacgtatgctacaaggaaatcactagcaaatGTAATGCCACGTTTGCTACAATAAATCAGCCAGGATGGAATGGCAACCTCCAAGCTCCTTACATGCAGAATTGCAATATCCG gCATAGAATATTCTCCCAGAGAAGATCTTGGCCAGTATGGATGGTGATCCTTATCTTTCTTGGAGTGACAGCAGTCTTGGGAGTAACTATtggtttccttgttcattttctggCAGTGC gaaatattttctattaccAAGGTGATTTTCATATTTCTGGAGTTACACACAATGATAGTTGTGAAAATGGAGCTTCACAAGCCAACACAGATCTGGACAAAAATATAGAGACTAAG ATGTCtgatgtttttcaaaattctagtatatataaagaatatatcaaCTCTCAGGTCATCAAACTTCTGTAA aacatttctgttgtttcttgtccCGATCCCAAAGGTTCAAGGGTACAGTTACAACTGACATTCAAGTTTCCTCCAGCAAAAAGGCACAGCATGAAGACTGAAATTGAAGCTATCTTACATCAGATATTGAAAAACAACATGGCATCCTGGAATGCAGTCCATACTTCCTTTAGACTCATAG aACTCAGCAAGGCTAATGTTGAAATGCTTACCAACAACC GTTGTGGAAGACCAGCCAACAGTATCATGGCAGGCAACCAAATTGTGAATGGGAAGAATGCCCTGGTGGGGGCATGGCCATGACAAGCCAGCATGAAATGGAAAGGCCAGCACTTCTGGGGGGCATCTCTGATCAGTAGCAGGTGGCTATCATCTGCAGCTCACTGCTTTGCTGA GAAAAATAATTCAGGAGATTGGACTGTCAACTTTGGAACTATAGTAAATAAACCATATATGACACAGAAAgtccaaaacattatttttcatgaaaattacAGCAGCGTTGTGGTTTTTAATGATATTGCCCTTGTACAGCTTG ctgaagaaGTCTCTTTTACAAAGTATGTTCGCAGGATTTGTCTTCCTGAAGCCAAAATGAAGCTTCCGGAAAATGCCAGTGTTGTAGTTACTGGATGGGAACACTTTATGAATG GTCCTCTTCCAGTGATACTTCAAGAGGCCTTTGGGAAGGTTATCGACAACAAAGTTTGCAATCATCCACATTCATTATCTGGTCTGGTTACCAACAAAATGCTATGTGCTGTATTTAAGTCAAGAAAAGCTGATGCCTGTCAG AATGATTCTGGTGGACTGCTAGCTTATCCTGACTCTAGAAAAGTCTGGCACCTTGTTGGAATAATAAGCTGGGGTGATGGATGTGCTAAAAGGAATAAGCCAGGTGTTTATACTCCAGTCACTGCTTATCATGATTGGATTACATCCAAGACTGGGCTCTGA